The following are encoded in a window of Panicum virgatum strain AP13 chromosome 5N, P.virgatum_v5, whole genome shotgun sequence genomic DNA:
- the LOC120673578 gene encoding protein PAT1 homolog 1-like isoform X1, translated as MLGVEPDGGGRGGGASSVAENFDAGQYDFFGKEPLEGFELGGLEDAGGDGNGGGFGGPEEGLYRLSSVGEEVDDLSNLSDIDDLASTFAKLNRTISGTRNPGVIGDRRSISRGSSLTVDWAEDAEYSNWVDQDVFENEEFQESKRWWSSNSSVQQGDSNSRPLSRTSSYPQQPLQHRSSEPIVLPKTTSFTSFPPPVGGGSRSPYPAQGLTRHGSIPSIGAGLQMGSPSMSLSASPYHMVGPSHGLPYTGGMPYGGLNLPVNNPMQNDWSNQANPFTGEHLNLLPNLLHKQLSLPNSPMSSLLFSQHQQRLAQVQSSHQNYLNIPPHLLYPHHSAEVTGRFDSIGSSHSSRDKRSRSGRGKHNIRFSQPPSDTGSQNGDSGGIKFRSKYMSSEEIESILRMQHSASHSSDPYVVDYYHQACMAKRGATSKQKNNFSPASMKDLPSKSRSSSDQHTYLQVDALGRVSFSSIRRPRSLLEVDHPSSGDGSHDQKSTMRPLEKEPMLAARVIVEDALCLLLEVDDIDRLLQSSQSQDNSFQLKRRRQVLLEGLAASLQLVDPLGPSKSSHSSGLALKDDVVFLRIVSLPKGRKFLARYLRLLVPGSELTRIVCMAIFRHLRFLFGGLPSDSSAAETTTALAKTVSSCVHHMELGALSACLAAVVCSSEQPPLRPLGSSAGDGASLIIKSVLDRATELLTDHHAAASYTVPNRTLWQASFDAFFGLLTKYCVSKFESIQQMFVMQAPSPVIGPEASKATSMEMPVELLRASLPHTNEQQRRRLLDFAQRSMPVTGFNPPGPRGGHITSESVPG; from the exons ATGCTGGGCGTCgagcccgacggcggcggccgcggcggcggcgcgtcctcCGTTGCAG AGAATTTTGACGCCGGGCAGTACGACTTCTTCGGGAAGGAGCCACTGGAGGGGTTCGAGCTCGGCGGCTTGGAGGACGCTGGCGGCGATGGCAATGGTGGTGGATTCGGTGGGCCAGAAGAGGGGCTGTATCGACTCTCCTCTGTTGGAGAAGAG GTGGACGATCTCAGTAACTTGTCCGACATTGATGATCTTGCAAGCACCTTTGCTAAG TTGAACCGAACCATTAGTGGAACCCGGAATCCTGGTGTCATCGGGGACAGGCGATCCATTTCAAGAGGAA GTTCTTTAACTGTTGATTGGGCAGAGGATGCAGAGTATTCAAACTGGGTAGATCAGGATGTATTTGAAAATGAGGAATTCCAGGAAAGTAAAAGATGGTGGTCATCGAATTCTTCAGTTCAGCAAGGGGACTCCAACTCCAGGCCACTAAGTCGAACATCTTCCTACCCTCAGCAGCCACTGCAGCACCGGTCAAGTGAACCTATTGTTCTCCCGAAAACCACTTCATTCACCTCCTTTCCACCACCAGTTGGTGGTGGTAGTAGATCACCTTACCCTGCTCAAGGCCTTACACGTCATGggagtattccatcaattggtGCTGGGCTCCAAATGGGTTCGCCGAGCATGTCACTTTCTGCTTCTCCATATCATATGGTTGGACCATCTCATGGACTACCATACACAGGAGGCATGCCTTATGGAGGTCTTAACCTGCCTGTAAACAATCCAATGCAAAATGATTGGTCAAACCAAGCTAACCCTTTCACTGGGGAGCATCTTAATCTACTGCCCAACTTATTACATAAACAATTATCGCTTCCTAATAGCCCAATGTCGTCACTCCTATTTTCTCAGCATCAGCAGAGATTGGCACAGGTCCAATCATCCCATCAGAATTACCTCAATATACCACCACACCTGTTGTACCCCCACCACTCTGCAGAGGTAACAGGCAGGTTTGATTCTATTGGCAGTTCTCATTCATCAAGAGACAAGAGATCAAGGTCGGGAAGGGGAAAACATAATATTCGCTTCTCTCAACCACCATCTGATACTGGTAGCCAGAATGGTGATAGTGGAGGTATAAAGTTTAGATCCAAGTACATGTCATCTGAAGAGATCGAATCAATTCTGAGAATGCAGCATTCTGCAAGTCACAGCAGTGATCCTTATGTTGTTGATTACTACCATCAAGCTTGTATGGCTAAAAGGGGTGCCACTTCTAAGCAAAAGAATAACTTCTCCCCAGCATCAATGAAAGATTTACCATCCAAGTCTCGATCCAGCAGTGATCAGCACACATATCTTCAGGTTGATGCTCTTGGAAGAGTGTCTTTCTCTTCCATACGTAGGCCTCGGTCTCTTCTTGAAGTTGACCACCCTTCATCCGGTGATGGCTCTCATGATCAGAAGTCCACTATGAGGCCCCTGGAGAAAGAACCAATGCTAGCAGCAAGAGTGATTGTGGAAGATGCCCTTTGCCTTCTTCTTGAGGTGGATGACATTGACCGGCTGTTGCAGTCTAGCCAGTCACAGGACAACAGTTTCCAACTGAAGCGAAGACGGCAAGTCCTCCTTGAAGGTCTAGCTGCATCACTTCAGCTTGTTGACCCTCTCGGACCCAGCAAATCTAGTCATTCATCTGGGTTAGCCCTGAAGGATGATGTTGTTTTTCTTCGTATTGTTTCTCTGCCCAAAGGACGTAAATTTTTAGCACGTTACCTTCGGCTTCTTGTCCCTGGCAGCGAGCTGACCCGGATAGTATGCATGGCTATTTTTCGCCATCTGAGGTTCTTGTTTGGGGGTTTGCCATCAGACTCTAGTGCAGCAGAAACTACAACTGCTCTTGCAAAGACTGTTTCGTCTTGTGTGCATCACATGGAACTTGGTGCTCTTAGTGCGTGCCTTGCTGCTGTTGTCTGCTCATCAGAACAGCCACCTCTCCGCCCTCTTGGTAGCTCTGCTGGTGACGGGGCTTCTCTAATTATCAAATCAGTTCTGGATCGAGCAACCGAGTTGCTGACTGATCATCATGCCGCAGCAAGCTACACTGTGCCAAACCGGACTCTCTGGCAGGCATCATTTGATGCTTTCTTTGGGCTTCTAACAAAATACTGTGTCAGTAAGTTCGAAAGTATTCAGCAGATGTTTGTCATGCAGGCACCAAGCCCAGTAATTGGACCTGAGGCATCCAAAGCTACTAGTATGGAGATGCCTGTTGAGCTACTTCGTGCAAGCCTTCCTCATACAAATGAGCAGCAACGCCGGAGGCTTCTTGATTTTGCTCAAAGATCCATGCCGGTAACGGGTTTCAATCCCCCGGGTCCTAGAGGTGGACACATCACTTCAGAATCTGTTCCTGGTTGA
- the LOC120673578 gene encoding protein PAT1 homolog 1-like isoform X2, giving the protein MENYSQNFDAGQYDFFGKEPLEGFELGGLEDAGGDGNGGGFGGPEEGLYRLSSVGEEVDDLSNLSDIDDLASTFAKLNRTISGTRNPGVIGDRRSISRGSSLTVDWAEDAEYSNWVDQDVFENEEFQESKRWWSSNSSVQQGDSNSRPLSRTSSYPQQPLQHRSSEPIVLPKTTSFTSFPPPVGGGSRSPYPAQGLTRHGSIPSIGAGLQMGSPSMSLSASPYHMVGPSHGLPYTGGMPYGGLNLPVNNPMQNDWSNQANPFTGEHLNLLPNLLHKQLSLPNSPMSSLLFSQHQQRLAQVQSSHQNYLNIPPHLLYPHHSAEVTGRFDSIGSSHSSRDKRSRSGRGKHNIRFSQPPSDTGSQNGDSGGIKFRSKYMSSEEIESILRMQHSASHSSDPYVVDYYHQACMAKRGATSKQKNNFSPASMKDLPSKSRSSSDQHTYLQVDALGRVSFSSIRRPRSLLEVDHPSSGDGSHDQKSTMRPLEKEPMLAARVIVEDALCLLLEVDDIDRLLQSSQSQDNSFQLKRRRQVLLEGLAASLQLVDPLGPSKSSHSSGLALKDDVVFLRIVSLPKGRKFLARYLRLLVPGSELTRIVCMAIFRHLRFLFGGLPSDSSAAETTTALAKTVSSCVHHMELGALSACLAAVVCSSEQPPLRPLGSSAGDGASLIIKSVLDRATELLTDHHAAASYTVPNRTLWQASFDAFFGLLTKYCVSKFESIQQMFVMQAPSPVIGPEASKATSMEMPVELLRASLPHTNEQQRRRLLDFAQRSMPVTGFNPPGPRGGHITSESVPG; this is encoded by the exons ATGGAGAATTATTCCC AGAATTTTGACGCCGGGCAGTACGACTTCTTCGGGAAGGAGCCACTGGAGGGGTTCGAGCTCGGCGGCTTGGAGGACGCTGGCGGCGATGGCAATGGTGGTGGATTCGGTGGGCCAGAAGAGGGGCTGTATCGACTCTCCTCTGTTGGAGAAGAG GTGGACGATCTCAGTAACTTGTCCGACATTGATGATCTTGCAAGCACCTTTGCTAAG TTGAACCGAACCATTAGTGGAACCCGGAATCCTGGTGTCATCGGGGACAGGCGATCCATTTCAAGAGGAA GTTCTTTAACTGTTGATTGGGCAGAGGATGCAGAGTATTCAAACTGGGTAGATCAGGATGTATTTGAAAATGAGGAATTCCAGGAAAGTAAAAGATGGTGGTCATCGAATTCTTCAGTTCAGCAAGGGGACTCCAACTCCAGGCCACTAAGTCGAACATCTTCCTACCCTCAGCAGCCACTGCAGCACCGGTCAAGTGAACCTATTGTTCTCCCGAAAACCACTTCATTCACCTCCTTTCCACCACCAGTTGGTGGTGGTAGTAGATCACCTTACCCTGCTCAAGGCCTTACACGTCATGggagtattccatcaattggtGCTGGGCTCCAAATGGGTTCGCCGAGCATGTCACTTTCTGCTTCTCCATATCATATGGTTGGACCATCTCATGGACTACCATACACAGGAGGCATGCCTTATGGAGGTCTTAACCTGCCTGTAAACAATCCAATGCAAAATGATTGGTCAAACCAAGCTAACCCTTTCACTGGGGAGCATCTTAATCTACTGCCCAACTTATTACATAAACAATTATCGCTTCCTAATAGCCCAATGTCGTCACTCCTATTTTCTCAGCATCAGCAGAGATTGGCACAGGTCCAATCATCCCATCAGAATTACCTCAATATACCACCACACCTGTTGTACCCCCACCACTCTGCAGAGGTAACAGGCAGGTTTGATTCTATTGGCAGTTCTCATTCATCAAGAGACAAGAGATCAAGGTCGGGAAGGGGAAAACATAATATTCGCTTCTCTCAACCACCATCTGATACTGGTAGCCAGAATGGTGATAGTGGAGGTATAAAGTTTAGATCCAAGTACATGTCATCTGAAGAGATCGAATCAATTCTGAGAATGCAGCATTCTGCAAGTCACAGCAGTGATCCTTATGTTGTTGATTACTACCATCAAGCTTGTATGGCTAAAAGGGGTGCCACTTCTAAGCAAAAGAATAACTTCTCCCCAGCATCAATGAAAGATTTACCATCCAAGTCTCGATCCAGCAGTGATCAGCACACATATCTTCAGGTTGATGCTCTTGGAAGAGTGTCTTTCTCTTCCATACGTAGGCCTCGGTCTCTTCTTGAAGTTGACCACCCTTCATCCGGTGATGGCTCTCATGATCAGAAGTCCACTATGAGGCCCCTGGAGAAAGAACCAATGCTAGCAGCAAGAGTGATTGTGGAAGATGCCCTTTGCCTTCTTCTTGAGGTGGATGACATTGACCGGCTGTTGCAGTCTAGCCAGTCACAGGACAACAGTTTCCAACTGAAGCGAAGACGGCAAGTCCTCCTTGAAGGTCTAGCTGCATCACTTCAGCTTGTTGACCCTCTCGGACCCAGCAAATCTAGTCATTCATCTGGGTTAGCCCTGAAGGATGATGTTGTTTTTCTTCGTATTGTTTCTCTGCCCAAAGGACGTAAATTTTTAGCACGTTACCTTCGGCTTCTTGTCCCTGGCAGCGAGCTGACCCGGATAGTATGCATGGCTATTTTTCGCCATCTGAGGTTCTTGTTTGGGGGTTTGCCATCAGACTCTAGTGCAGCAGAAACTACAACTGCTCTTGCAAAGACTGTTTCGTCTTGTGTGCATCACATGGAACTTGGTGCTCTTAGTGCGTGCCTTGCTGCTGTTGTCTGCTCATCAGAACAGCCACCTCTCCGCCCTCTTGGTAGCTCTGCTGGTGACGGGGCTTCTCTAATTATCAAATCAGTTCTGGATCGAGCAACCGAGTTGCTGACTGATCATCATGCCGCAGCAAGCTACACTGTGCCAAACCGGACTCTCTGGCAGGCATCATTTGATGCTTTCTTTGGGCTTCTAACAAAATACTGTGTCAGTAAGTTCGAAAGTATTCAGCAGATGTTTGTCATGCAGGCACCAAGCCCAGTAATTGGACCTGAGGCATCCAAAGCTACTAGTATGGAGATGCCTGTTGAGCTACTTCGTGCAAGCCTTCCTCATACAAATGAGCAGCAACGCCGGAGGCTTCTTGATTTTGCTCAAAGATCCATGCCGGTAACGGGTTTCAATCCCCCGGGTCCTAGAGGTGGACACATCACTTCAGAATCTGTTCCTGGTTGA